From one Dyella sp. 2HG41-7 genomic stretch:
- the cyoB gene encoding cytochrome o ubiquinol oxidase subunit I yields the protein MFGNLSLSAIPFHEPIIMGTLLMVCLGGAALLGWVTQQRKWGYLWSEWFTTVDHKRIGIMYVILALLMLLRGFADALMMRAQQAIASADAAGYLPPHHYDQIFTAHGVIMIFFVAMPFVVGLMNLVVPLQIGARDVAYPFLNSLSYWLTASGVVLVMMSMFVGDFAATGWLAYPPLSELKFSPTVGVDYYIWALQLSGLGTTLSGINFIVTILRMRTPGMKMMQMPVFTWTALVTNILIVAAFPVLTVALALLAADRYLDMHFFTNELGGNAMLYINLIWIWGHPEVYILVLPCFGVFSEVVATFSGKPLFGYKSMVYATAGIGVASFLVWLHHFFTMGSGADVNAFFGITTMIISIPTGVKLFNWLFTMYRGRIRFTLPMLWTVAFMVTFTIGGMTGVLLAVPGADFVLHNSLFLIAHFHNVIIGGVLFGLFAAMNYWFPKAFGFKLEERWGKASFWCWVVGFYLAFMPLYVLGLMGMTRRMNHYANPAWQPYLIVAAVGAVFIALGIGFMLLQIVVSVRNRAENRDLTGDPWGGRTLEWATSSPAPFYNFAVLPQVEELDQFWADKEHKRAYPRHAHYADIHMPRNTGVGVVMAAFGTVLGFALVWHIWWLAIAGLVGMVASFVSRAYDTDVDYYVPGAEVEKIERARLVPLHKLIENVDPASAGQKVA from the coding sequence ATGTTCGGAAATCTTTCTTTATCGGCCATTCCTTTCCATGAGCCGATCATTATGGGCACCCTGCTGATGGTGTGCCTGGGCGGTGCGGCGCTGCTTGGCTGGGTGACGCAACAGCGCAAGTGGGGTTATCTGTGGAGCGAGTGGTTCACCACCGTGGACCACAAGCGCATCGGCATCATGTATGTGATTCTTGCGTTGCTGATGCTGCTGCGCGGCTTCGCCGACGCACTCATGATGCGCGCTCAGCAGGCGATCGCTTCGGCGGACGCAGCCGGTTATCTGCCGCCGCATCACTACGATCAGATCTTCACCGCGCACGGCGTGATCATGATCTTCTTCGTCGCGATGCCGTTCGTGGTCGGCCTGATGAACCTGGTCGTGCCGCTGCAGATCGGCGCGCGCGACGTGGCGTATCCCTTCTTGAATTCGCTCAGTTACTGGCTTACCGCGTCGGGCGTGGTGCTGGTGATGATGTCGATGTTCGTGGGCGATTTCGCCGCGACCGGCTGGTTGGCGTATCCGCCGCTGTCGGAGTTGAAATTCAGTCCTACGGTAGGCGTGGATTACTACATATGGGCGCTGCAGTTATCTGGTTTGGGCACCACGCTTAGCGGCATCAACTTCATCGTGACCATTCTGCGCATGCGTACGCCAGGCATGAAGATGATGCAGATGCCAGTGTTCACCTGGACGGCGCTGGTCACCAACATCCTGATCGTCGCGGCCTTCCCGGTGTTGACGGTGGCGCTGGCGCTGCTTGCCGCCGACCGCTATCTGGACATGCATTTCTTCACCAACGAGCTTGGCGGCAACGCCATGCTGTACATCAACCTGATCTGGATCTGGGGTCACCCTGAGGTGTACATCCTGGTCCTGCCGTGCTTCGGCGTGTTCTCGGAAGTCGTGGCGACGTTCTCGGGCAAGCCGCTGTTCGGCTACAAGTCGATGGTGTACGCCACCGCGGGCATCGGCGTAGCGTCGTTCCTGGTGTGGTTGCACCACTTCTTCACCATGGGATCGGGCGCGGACGTGAATGCCTTCTTCGGCATAACAACGATGATCATTTCGATCCCGACCGGTGTGAAGCTGTTCAACTGGCTGTTTACCATGTATCGCGGCCGCATCCGCTTTACGTTGCCGATGTTGTGGACGGTGGCGTTTATGGTCACGTTCACCATCGGTGGCATGACCGGCGTGCTGCTGGCCGTGCCGGGTGCGGACTTTGTGCTGCACAACAGCCTGTTCCTGATCGCGCACTTCCATAACGTGATTATCGGCGGCGTGTTGTTCGGCTTGTTCGCGGCGATGAATTACTGGTTCCCGAAAGCGTTCGGCTTCAAGCTGGAAGAGCGTTGGGGCAAGGCATCGTTCTGGTGCTGGGTGGTCGGTTTCTATCTCGCCTTTATGCCGCTCTACGTGCTCGGCTTGATGGGCATGACGCGTCGCATGAATCACTATGCGAACCCCGCGTGGCAACCGTACTTGATCGTCGCTGCGGTCGGCGCCGTGTTTATCGCGCTGGGCATCGGCTTCATGCTGCTGCAGATTGTGGTGAGCGTGCGTAATCGCGCCGAGAATCGCGATCTCACGGGCGATCCGTGGGGCGGTCGTACGCTGGAATGGGCGACGAGCTCGCCGGCGCCGTTCTACAACTTCGCCGTGTTGCCGCAAGTCGAAGAGCTGGATCAGTTCTGGGCCGACAAGGAACACAAGCGCGCCTATCCGCGTCACGCGCACTACGCGGATATCCATATGCCGCGCAACACCGGCGTTGGCGTGGTGATGGCTGCGTTCGGCACGGTGCTGGGCTTCGCGCTGGTGTGGCATATCTGGTGGCTGGCGATCGCCGGTTTGGTAGGCATGGTGGCTTCGTTCGTCAGCCGCGCCTATGACACGGATGTGGATTACTACGTACCGGGCGCCGAAGTTGAAAAGATCGAGCGCGCACGCCTGGTGCCGCTGCACAAGCTGATCGAAAACGTGGATCCGGCGTCGGCCGGTCAGAAGGTGGCTTAA
- a CDS encoding transporter, with the protein MTRPRRAFGQLAFFLIPAMCCSVAVAADTSDSSTSAVNFTGPLLTSNPQNLPAGVWLVEPYLIHNSSSDAYNDQWDRYAKDEGTGQWLTIVPLFYGVTDRLQLQLTAGVARTDAGGSHTDGLGITDTTVSAQYMILAPNKDKTTPAVSVKYSHQFPTGAYDRLGSNPLNGTGNGASTDTFSLLAQQYVWFANGRPLRIRAAISYSLPPRQVDINGISVYGTPQDFHGRARLGSAFGVSTGAEYSFNSAWVAAFDVAYNRVYASQVSGVQMVGATLVPMTSRSPTSQVVSLAPAVEYNFNDRVGLIGGVEFSATGRNSDAFITPQIALNVVF; encoded by the coding sequence ATGACACGCCCCCGCCGAGCATTTGGTCAACTTGCTTTTTTTCTGATTCCAGCAATGTGCTGCAGCGTCGCCGTTGCGGCTGATACATCCGATTCGTCGACGTCCGCCGTCAACTTTACCGGCCCACTGCTAACGTCGAACCCGCAAAATCTTCCCGCCGGGGTTTGGCTGGTGGAACCGTATTTGATCCACAACAGCAGCAGCGATGCCTATAACGATCAATGGGACCGCTACGCCAAAGACGAAGGAACTGGCCAATGGCTGACCATCGTTCCGCTCTTTTATGGCGTGACCGACCGCCTGCAACTGCAGCTCACCGCGGGTGTTGCGCGCACGGATGCCGGCGGCTCGCATACTGACGGCCTCGGCATCACCGACACGACTGTCTCCGCGCAATACATGATACTTGCGCCCAACAAGGACAAAACGACTCCTGCCGTATCGGTGAAGTATTCGCACCAGTTCCCGACGGGCGCCTATGATCGCCTCGGCTCGAATCCGCTCAACGGAACGGGCAATGGCGCGTCCACCGACACCTTCTCGCTACTTGCGCAGCAATATGTGTGGTTCGCCAATGGCAGACCGTTGCGCATCCGTGCGGCGATCTCCTACTCCTTGCCGCCTCGCCAGGTCGACATTAACGGCATCAGCGTTTACGGCACGCCGCAAGATTTTCATGGCCGGGCGCGGCTCGGAAGTGCGTTCGGTGTCTCGACCGGCGCGGAATACAGCTTCAATTCCGCGTGGGTGGCAGCATTCGACGTCGCGTACAACCGCGTCTATGCCTCGCAAGTGAGCGGCGTGCAAATGGTTGGCGCGACGCTTGTTCCAATGACAAGCCGCTCGCCTACCAGCCAGGTCGTCAGTTTGGCGCCTGCCGTCGAATACAACTTCAACGATCGCGTTGGCCTGATCGGGGGCGTGGAATTCAGTGCGACCGGCCGTAACAGCGACGCATTTATCACGCCGCAAATCGCCCTTAACGTCGTTTTTTGA
- the cyoD gene encoding cytochrome o ubiquinol oxidase subunit IV, producing MSAHHSHAHAADHSHADHGSLKSYIVGFALSIILTFMSFGCVMSGAVPHQLVMPGIMVLCVAQVLVQLVFFLHLSSKPGQRSNLSIGVFTLLIIAIIVVGSIWVMHNMNLYMMHPVSQSMSSSIG from the coding sequence ATGTCCGCTCATCACAGTCATGCGCACGCGGCGGATCATTCGCACGCCGATCACGGTTCGCTGAAGTCCTACATCGTCGGTTTTGCGCTTTCCATCATCCTGACGTTTATGTCGTTCGGTTGCGTGATGTCGGGCGCGGTGCCGCATCAGCTGGTGATGCCGGGCATCATGGTGCTGTGCGTGGCGCAGGTGCTGGTGCAGCTGGTGTTCTTCCTGCATCTGAGCAGCAAGCCGGGCCAACGCAGCAATCTGTCGATCGGTGTGTTCACCTTGCTGATCATCGCGATCATCGTGGTGGGCTCGATCTGGGTGATGCACAACATGAATCTGTACATGATGCATCCCGTCTCGCAGTCCATGTCCTCGAGCATCGGCTAA
- a CDS encoding NUDIX hydrolase, protein MAFLDEAERPFHRENTAGHFTGSAWLVDSDGEHVLLTHHRKLNRWLQLGGHADGDSDLAAVALREACEESGLAELVVDPEIFDVDKHWIPARNDEPGHWHYDVRYVVRARVRDAFVVSDESLELAWVSIRTLADEPETDESLQRMARKWLARAVNAI, encoded by the coding sequence ATGGCGTTTCTCGACGAAGCGGAGCGTCCTTTCCATCGTGAAAACACGGCAGGGCATTTCACCGGTTCGGCGTGGCTCGTCGATTCGGACGGTGAGCATGTGCTGTTGACGCACCATCGCAAATTGAATCGATGGCTACAGCTTGGCGGTCATGCGGATGGCGATAGCGATCTTGCCGCCGTGGCGTTGCGCGAAGCGTGCGAGGAGTCGGGGCTGGCCGAATTGGTTGTCGATCCCGAAATTTTCGACGTCGACAAACATTGGATTCCAGCGCGCAACGATGAGCCGGGTCACTGGCACTACGATGTGCGCTACGTGGTGCGTGCACGCGTACGCGATGCGTTCGTCGTCAGCGACGAATCGTTGGAGCTGGCCTGGGTGTCGATTCGTACGCTGGCGGACGAACCCGAAACCGACGAATCTCTGCAGCGCATGGCGCGCAAGTGGCTTGCGCGCGCGGTGAATGCGATCTAG
- the cyoA gene encoding ubiquinol oxidase subunit II: protein MDVLSPEGDIGSQEKSLILIATGLMLLVVVPVIAMIFIFAWRYRASNTKATYAPKWSHSTAIEAVVWTIPCIIIAILGTITWRSTHALDPYKPLVSQTKPITIQAVSMDWKWVFIYPDYGVASVNELALPTNVPVHFEITSDSVMNAFFIPQLGSQIYAMAGMETQLNLIANKPGTYAGISSNYSGAGFSDMHFNAVATSQQGFQDWINKAKASTTHLDAQTYHALTQPSEKVPVTYYANVKPGLFDSIIAQYMGTMQMDKIGTEPKQASAIPSHNDHAKASE from the coding sequence ATGGATGTCCTGTCGCCCGAGGGCGACATCGGGAGTCAGGAGAAATCTCTGATCCTGATCGCCACGGGCTTGATGTTGCTGGTCGTCGTTCCGGTCATTGCGATGATCTTCATCTTCGCCTGGCGCTATCGCGCGTCCAACACCAAGGCCACATATGCGCCGAAGTGGTCGCATTCGACGGCGATCGAAGCGGTGGTGTGGACCATTCCGTGCATCATCATCGCCATTCTCGGCACGATCACGTGGCGTTCCACGCATGCGCTCGATCCGTACAAGCCGCTGGTATCGCAGACCAAGCCGATCACCATCCAGGCTGTGTCAATGGATTGGAAGTGGGTCTTCATCTATCCCGATTACGGTGTCGCGAGCGTCAACGAATTGGCGCTGCCGACAAACGTGCCGGTGCATTTCGAGATCACATCCGACTCGGTGATGAATGCGTTCTTCATCCCGCAGCTCGGCAGCCAGATCTACGCGATGGCAGGCATGGAAACGCAGCTCAATCTGATTGCGAACAAGCCGGGCACCTATGCCGGCATCTCCAGCAATTACAGCGGCGCGGGTTTCTCCGACATGCACTTCAACGCGGTCGCGACCTCGCAGCAGGGCTTTCAGGATTGGATCAACAAGGCCAAGGCCAGCACGACCCATCTCGATGCGCAGACCTATCACGCGCTGACGCAGCCCAGCGAGAAGGTGCCGGTGACGTACTACGCGAACGTCAAGCCGGGCCTGTTCGACAGCATCATCGCTCAGTACATGGGCACGATGCAGATGGACAAAATCGGCACGGAGCCCAAGCAGGCGAGCGCCATTCCCTCGCATAACGATCACGCCAAGGCTTCGGAGTAG
- the cyoC gene encoding cytochrome o ubiquinol oxidase subunit III: MSSSVITANHDVAAHGADHEHHDDGSKTLLGFWIYLMSDCLIFSALFASFAVLCNATAGGPTSKELFDLPYVLGETMLLLFSSFTFGMAMLNMHAAKRNKVMGWLFITFLFGLGFVAMEVREFAHLIHEGAGPSHSAFLSSYFALVGTHGLHVTSGLIWIVVMIDMVRRFGLNDAVTRRLSCLSLFWHFLDVVWICVFTIVYLRGVL, from the coding sequence ATGAGCAGTTCCGTTATCACTGCCAATCACGACGTCGCCGCGCACGGCGCCGATCACGAGCATCACGACGATGGATCCAAGACCCTGCTCGGGTTTTGGATCTACCTGATGAGCGACTGCCTGATCTTCTCGGCGCTGTTCGCTTCGTTCGCGGTGCTCTGTAACGCCACAGCCGGCGGCCCGACCAGCAAGGAGCTGTTCGATCTGCCGTACGTGTTGGGCGAAACGATGTTGCTGCTGTTCAGCAGCTTCACCTTCGGCATGGCGATGCTCAACATGCACGCCGCCAAGCGCAACAAAGTGATGGGATGGTTGTTCATCACCTTCTTGTTCGGCCTCGGCTTCGTGGCGATGGAAGTGCGCGAGTTTGCGCATCTTATCCATGAAGGCGCGGGTCCGAGCCACAGCGCGTTCCTTTCTTCGTACTTCGCGCTGGTGGGTACGCACGGTCTGCACGTTACCTCGGGTCTGATCTGGATCGTGGTGATGATCGACATGGTGCGTCGCTTCGGTTTGAACGATGCCGTGACGCGCCGTCTGTCCTGCCTGAGTTTGTTCTGGCACTTCTTGGACGTGGTCTGGATTTGCGTGTTCACCATCGTTTATCTGCGGGGAGTGCTCTGA
- a CDS encoding 3-hydroxyanthranilate 3,4-dioxygenase — MALTPPFDLQRWIAEHRHLLKPPVGNKCIVDGDFIIMIVGGPNARTDYHYDEGPEFFYQIEGEMVLKVQDEGVARDIPIRAGEIFYLPARVPHSPQRMPDSIGMVIERRRLGHEKDGLLWFCEKCNHKLYEEYFVLHDIETDFPPVFDRFYASRDARTCDQCGHLNSAPAKYG, encoded by the coding sequence ATGGCCCTGACACCACCCTTCGATTTGCAACGCTGGATTGCCGAGCACCGTCATCTGCTCAAGCCGCCGGTCGGCAACAAATGCATCGTCGACGGCGACTTCATCATCATGATTGTCGGCGGCCCGAACGCGCGCACCGACTATCACTACGACGAAGGCCCGGAATTTTTCTACCAGATCGAAGGCGAGATGGTGCTGAAGGTGCAGGACGAGGGCGTTGCGCGCGACATCCCGATCCGCGCCGGCGAAATTTTCTACCTGCCCGCGCGCGTGCCTCACTCACCGCAGCGCATGCCGGACTCGATCGGCATGGTCATCGAACGTCGTCGGCTCGGGCACGAAAAAGATGGCCTGTTGTGGTTCTGCGAAAAGTGCAATCACAAACTTTACGAAGAATATTTCGTGTTGCACGACATCGAAACCGATTTTCCGCCCGTGTTCGACCGCTTTTACGCATCGCGCGATGCGCGAACGTGCGACCAGTGCGGGCATTTGAATAGCGCGCCGGCGAAATACGGCTAG
- a CDS encoding aminopeptidase P family protein, whose product MSTPYSARITGLREAMAKHGIAACIVPTADPHLSEYLPARWQARQWLSGFDGSAGILIVTAKEAGLWTDSRYFSQAEQQLAGSGIALKKQRAGGAQEHLTWLQQLLHQGDAIAVAGDSVSIATQRQIERQLGGVGAHVRVDLDLPGAVWTDRPALPHAPVFEHPSAYAGASRAEKLEKLRHALRKQHATHHLISSLDDIAWLTNLRGSDVECNPVFLAHLLIETAGASTLFVDRSKLSDNVVAALTGDGIRIANYATLGDALSELKVSDTLLFDPSRVVSEVLKSVALDVKRIEGANPSTAFKAIKSEAELGHIREAMRRDGVALARAFRRLEERLAAGMTQTELDVDTLLRDERSAQPNFVGESFSTIAGYMENGALPHYRATQESHNTLQRHGLLLVDSGGQYLGGTTDITRVLALGPTTPEQRRDATLVMKGMIALSRARFPKGASGPQLDALARAPLWASGMDYGHGTGHGVGYFLNVHEGPQSIRPPISGAPLVPLEPGMITSIEPGLYKPARHGIRHENLAVVVEAEQTEFGEFYAFETLTLCPFDRRALEPSLLSPDERAWLDDYHATVRAALSPLLEDADLAWLEKHCAPL is encoded by the coding sequence ATGAGCACACCCTATTCCGCCCGCATCACTGGCCTGCGCGAAGCGATGGCCAAACACGGCATCGCCGCCTGCATTGTTCCCACCGCCGATCCACATCTCTCTGAATATCTGCCTGCACGTTGGCAAGCACGCCAATGGCTCTCCGGCTTCGACGGCTCGGCCGGCATCTTGATCGTTACAGCGAAAGAAGCGGGATTGTGGACCGACTCGCGTTACTTCTCGCAGGCCGAACAGCAGCTTGCCGGCAGTGGTATTGCGCTGAAAAAGCAACGCGCCGGCGGTGCGCAAGAACACCTGACCTGGCTGCAGCAGCTTCTGCACCAAGGCGATGCGATTGCCGTCGCTGGCGACAGCGTATCGATCGCCACGCAACGACAGATCGAGCGCCAGCTCGGCGGCGTCGGTGCTCATGTGCGCGTGGATTTGGATTTGCCTGGCGCCGTGTGGACCGATCGCCCCGCTCTGCCTCATGCGCCGGTATTCGAACATCCTTCCGCTTATGCAGGCGCGTCGCGCGCGGAGAAGCTCGAAAAGTTGCGCCATGCATTGCGCAAACAGCACGCCACGCATCATCTGATTTCCAGCCTGGACGACATCGCGTGGCTCACCAACCTGCGCGGCAGCGACGTCGAGTGCAATCCGGTTTTCCTCGCGCATTTATTGATCGAAACAGCCGGCGCGTCGACCCTGTTCGTCGATCGAAGCAAACTTAGCGACAACGTCGTCGCCGCACTCACCGGCGACGGTATTCGCATCGCCAACTACGCGACGCTCGGCGACGCGCTGAGCGAATTGAAAGTCAGCGACACCTTGTTGTTCGATCCGAGTCGCGTGGTCAGCGAGGTGTTGAAATCTGTGGCGCTGGACGTCAAACGCATCGAAGGCGCCAATCCGTCCACGGCATTCAAAGCCATCAAGAGCGAGGCCGAACTCGGGCATATCCGCGAAGCTATGCGTCGCGACGGCGTCGCACTCGCGCGCGCGTTCCGTCGCCTGGAAGAACGCCTTGCCGCAGGCATGACGCAAACCGAGCTGGACGTCGATACCCTGCTCCGCGACGAGCGTTCGGCGCAACCCAACTTCGTCGGCGAAAGTTTCTCCACCATCGCCGGCTATATGGAAAACGGCGCGCTGCCGCACTATCGCGCTACGCAGGAATCGCACAACACCTTGCAGCGTCACGGCCTGTTGCTGGTGGACTCGGGCGGTCAATACCTTGGCGGCACCACCGACATCACGCGCGTGCTTGCACTTGGCCCGACGACGCCTGAGCAACGCCGCGATGCGACGCTTGTGATGAAGGGCATGATCGCGCTCTCTCGCGCCCGCTTTCCCAAAGGCGCCAGCGGTCCGCAACTGGACGCGCTCGCGCGCGCGCCGCTGTGGGCAAGCGGCATGGATTACGGTCACGGCACCGGTCATGGCGTGGGCTACTTTTTGAATGTGCACGAAGGACCGCAAAGCATTCGCCCACCCATTTCCGGCGCGCCGCTGGTGCCGCTGGAGCCCGGCATGATCACCTCGATCGAACCCGGCTTGTATAAGCCAGCGCGCCACGGCATCCGTCACGAAAACCTGGCTGTCGTCGTCGAGGCCGAACAAACCGAATTCGGCGAGTTCTACGCCTTCGAAACATTGACCCTGTGCCCCTTCGATCGGCGTGCGCTAGAGCCGAGCCTGCTAAGCCCCGACGAACGCGCCTGGCTGGACGACTACCACGCAACCGTGCGCGCTGCGCTTTCCCCGCTGTTGGAAGACGCGGATCTGGCGTGGCTGGAGAAACATTGCGCGCCACTGTGA
- the parE gene encoding DNA topoisomerase IV subunit B, whose protein sequence is MSSRYNAADIEVLSGLDPVKRRPGMYTDTSRPNHLAQEVIDNSVDEALAGHAKSIEVIVHTDGSVEVSDDGRGMPVDIHPEEGIPGVELILTRLHAGGKFSGKNYNFSGGLHGVGVSVVNALSNRVDVTIRRDGNEYRMSFADGDRSSPLETIGTVPKKRTGTTVRFWADPKYFDSPKISLSKLKHLLRAKAVLCAGLNVKLTDEATGEVSEWYYEDGLRDYLRGELDGAECLPADLFVHHVARDTEGLDVAFTWLPEGELVQESYVNLIPTVQGGTHVNGLRTGLTNAVREFCDIRNLLPRGVKLAPEDVWERLAFVLSAKLQDPQFAGQTKERLSSRNAAALVESVVHDAFSLWLNQHVDLGERIAQLAIERASARLKAAKQVVRKKITQGPALPGKLADCTATDLTRTELFLVEGDSAGGSAKQARDKEFQAILPLRGKILNTWEVESTSVLASEEVHNLAVAIGCDPGKDDLSGLRYGKVVILADADSDGLHIATLLSALFLRHFPALVREGHVFVAMPPLFRVDVGKQVFYCLDENEKAAMLQRIEREKIKGQVTVTRFKGLGEMNPSQLRESTIYPDTRRLVQLTVDEGDGTAKLMDMLLAKKRASDRKNWLEEKGDLATLEV, encoded by the coding sequence ATGAGCAGCCGCTATAACGCCGCCGATATCGAAGTCCTCTCTGGCCTAGACCCCGTCAAACGCCGGCCGGGCATGTACACCGACACGTCGCGCCCGAACCATCTGGCGCAAGAAGTGATCGACAACTCGGTGGACGAGGCGCTGGCCGGCCATGCCAAATCGATCGAAGTGATCGTCCACACCGACGGCTCGGTGGAAGTGAGCGACGACGGCCGCGGCATGCCGGTGGATATCCACCCGGAAGAAGGCATTCCGGGCGTAGAGCTGATCCTCACGCGCTTGCACGCGGGCGGCAAATTCTCCGGCAAGAACTACAACTTCTCCGGCGGTCTGCACGGCGTGGGCGTGTCGGTGGTGAACGCGCTGTCGAATAGGGTCGACGTCACCATTCGTCGCGACGGCAACGAATACCGCATGAGTTTCGCGGACGGCGATCGCTCTAGCCCGCTGGAAACCATCGGTACGGTCCCGAAGAAAAGAACCGGCACCACCGTGCGCTTCTGGGCCGATCCGAAATATTTCGACTCGCCGAAAATTTCGCTATCCAAACTCAAGCATCTGCTGCGCGCCAAAGCGGTGCTCTGCGCGGGCCTCAACGTCAAACTCACTGACGAGGCCACCGGCGAAGTCAGCGAGTGGTATTACGAAGACGGCCTGCGCGACTACTTGCGCGGCGAACTCGACGGCGCCGAATGCCTGCCGGCCGATTTGTTCGTGCATCACGTCGCGCGCGATACGGAAGGGCTGGATGTTGCGTTCACCTGGCTGCCCGAAGGCGAGCTGGTGCAGGAAAGCTACGTCAATCTCATTCCCACCGTGCAAGGCGGCACGCACGTCAACGGTTTGCGCACCGGACTTACCAACGCCGTGCGCGAGTTTTGCGATATTCGCAACCTGCTTCCGCGCGGCGTGAAACTCGCGCCGGAAGATGTGTGGGAGCGGCTGGCATTCGTGCTCTCAGCCAAACTCCAAGATCCGCAGTTTGCAGGTCAGACGAAAGAACGCCTTTCCTCGCGCAACGCGGCAGCGCTGGTTGAGAGCGTTGTGCACGATGCTTTCAGCCTGTGGCTTAATCAGCACGTCGATTTGGGCGAGCGCATTGCGCAGCTTGCGATCGAGCGCGCCAGCGCGCGACTCAAAGCCGCCAAACAAGTAGTGCGCAAGAAAATCACGCAAGGTCCCGCCCTGCCCGGCAAACTCGCCGATTGCACCGCCACCGACCTCACGCGCACCGAGTTGTTTCTGGTGGAAGGCGACTCGGCCGGCGGCAGCGCCAAGCAGGCGCGCGACAAAGAATTTCAGGCCATCCTTCCGTTGCGCGGCAAAATCCTCAACACGTGGGAAGTGGAATCCACCTCAGTGCTTGCTTCCGAAGAAGTGCACAACCTCGCCGTCGCGATCGGTTGCGATCCGGGCAAGGACGACTTGAGCGGCTTGCGCTACGGCAAAGTGGTCATTCTTGCGGACGCCGATTCTGACGGCCTGCATATCGCAACGTTGCTCAGCGCGCTCTTCTTGCGCCACTTCCCGGCTTTAGTGCGCGAAGGTCACGTGTTCGTGGCGATGCCGCCGCTTTTCCGCGTCGACGTGGGCAAGCAGGTGTTCTACTGCCTGGATGAAAACGAAAAGGCCGCAATGCTTCAGCGCATCGAGCGCGAAAAAATCAAAGGCCAAGTCACCGTCACGCGCTTCAAAGGCCTCGGCGAAATGAATCCGTCGCAGCTGCGCGAATCCACCATCTATCCCGACACGCGCCGTCTCGTGCAGCTTACGGTCGACGAAGGCGACGGCACCGCCAAGTTGATGGATATGTTATTGGCGAAAAAACGTGCGTCGGATCGCAAGAACTGGCTGGAAGAAAAAGGCGATCTGGCAACGCTTGAGGTCTGA